A stretch of DNA from Besnoitia besnoiti strain Bb-Ger1 chromosome II, whole genome shotgun sequence:
TCAGCGCGAGTCTCGTGACCGAGGTCGACAACAGCATCTTGTGGGTGTTGGAGCGCGACACGTACCACGACTTGATTAAGGACATTCTGGATGCGCGGCGAGCTGTGGTGCCGATCATCGAAAACTTTTTGACGTCGGTTCCCATCATCAAGGACATGACCAAGGAGGAGATCGGCAAGGTCGCGCGGGCCTGCAAGATCGAGACCTTCTCTCCGCACCAGACCGTCTTCCGAGCTGGCTCCGCTGGCGACATGTTCTGCTTCATCTTCGAAGGCGAAATCACAATGTTGAAGCCCATGGGTGCCGGGCAGGAACCCATCGAACTCGGCAGGCTCCAGGCTGGCATCTACTTCGGAGAAATGGGAGTCATCAAAAACCAGCGACGCACAGCCTCCATCATCGCCGCCACAGAGCTcactctcttctgcctcgacAAAGGCAGCTTTGAGAAAGTCCTCGGACGCGTCAAAGGGAAAATGGTGAGAATCGAACGCCAGCCCGACAAAAGGCTGCTGCAAGCAGACTCCCAAAACtggtatacatatatatacctatctacatacatacatgtgtGCGTATGTGAAAGCAAGGATTTGCGGCTCTGCAGTCTGCGTGAGAGTGtcagagcgaggcagcgctcTCGTATTGAGGATAAACAGTCACATACGGAGATTTGGGTGCTGCAGACATACTTTTCGGTGTGTCACGCCCCTCTTTTGTTCTTCCTCGTGTTTAGATTGAGCGCGCCGAGTCCATGTACAAGCGACAAGACGTGTCAACGACGGATCCGAAGGAGAACGAAGAAACGagtgcgcgggcgtcgccctctgcgcctgcaggcccggggtcggcggcggggcctgcaggcgcagagggcgaccaGTTCGTGAAGAAGCGGACGCGCAAAAGTTCGCTGGCTCTGCTGCAGTACGCGAAGatccgcgagggcggcagcggcgagggcgagggcgagaagaagtcCCCCAGCGGGACAGGAGGGacgagcggcgaggaggaagaagaaaaggagtcGCGCTGGGCGATGGCGGAGGACCCGCAGACGATTCACcaccccccgccgcccgacgCCATGCCGAAGAAGTCAGCCATCCGCACGAGCTCGAACAAGTCTGTGGGCATCAAAAACTCTGTGTTCTTCGACGAGGCCAcgctgctgccctcgccgccgtcgtccgacgaggaagaaggatAAGCGGCaacgcgcgaagagcgcacAGGCGAGGGAGCCAAGCAAGGCGTCCTTCCTGTCGCGGGTCTCCACGCATGTGTATATTTATGTACTCTGTGCTGCACCAGCTCAAGGAGGCATGCGGGCAGGGAATTTGATATGTTAGAGCTTCGTTCTGTCGGGTCGTTTGTTGAAAGAAATGTGTGAAGCGGCGtcccgcgaggcagcgtggCGGCGACGTTCATTGCATGCGCGTTCAAGTATGGGTTATGTTTTGGTCTCTCGGACAATTTTGTATGTGTGTGAGCACGCTCGTTCCGCATGCACCTTCGCTTAAAACGCGTTCAATGCAGGGGGCTGTCACAGCccttcgcggcttcgcttCGTATGCAGTGTGCACTCAAATCTAGGGAGAGTTTCGGACTTTTCATATCTGtgccgcagagggagaaTGCAGTGACGTTTGTTGTTTTGTCACTTTTGGGCAGCGTTTTATCTTAAGCAGTTTGAGCATGAAGTGTCTTTTGCCCGAAATGGCGCATGCTAATATACATGCACAGAAATATGCGTGTCCATGAATGGATCATTCTTCCGTTGGTGGTACTGTTTTGGTTGTGTCATTCATATTTCGCCAGCTTCGTCGCTTGTCAAGGTGCTTTGTTCTGGCAGAACGGGCATCATTCGTGAGATGCAGGTTCTCGGGAGATCGGGGgcacgcgccagcagcgacaggATGCCAGCGGGCGCCAGTGCGGGACGTGTGCGAAGGACAGTTTGCCTGACGCATTCGTTGGCCTCCAGGCGGTGGGAGAGTCCCCTGCTTGTCTTCGTCTCTTTGGCCTGCAGCCCAGTCAGGTGCGAAACGGAATTGCGCAGCGTTCAACTTTTTTCCGTGGTTTTCTGCAACCGATATGCCAGCGAGGGGCGGCGGGTGCGCACCGTCTCGCCAGTGGAGCGTCCCTACCGTTTGTTTGTGTGTGGAAACGACCTCTCAACACAGCCTTGAACTGCAGGAGTCGTGAAATCCGTTTAATATGCAGCGCTGGTCCTGTGTGAAAAAGTGGAGGGGACAGAAGTAACCCGCGCAAGAGTGTGTCGGCAGGCTCTCCGTGGGTCTCGCGAAGCAAAACAGACAGACGCCTCTGGTTCAGGGATCGGTGCCTGAGTGCGCGATGTGCGCACTATCTCTGTTTCCCGCTCCGATACCTCCCTTAAAACCGGAAACCGCTCGAAACGCTGCCGCCTGTCGGACGTTTTCTCCGTCGCCAGCGCTTACGGCTGAAGTGACGACGCCTGGAAGTTACCCTTGACACTCCACGCAgacgaatatatatatatatatatatatatatatatatatatatatatatatatgggcgTTCGGCTCGTTCGTAGGAGTCTTGATATAGGTACATCTAAATATGGGCCAAGATACCGGCATGGCTAGCAGGTAGGCAAACGTGCAATGTTTTTCAATTTTTTGAGGTAGCAGGCGGGACTTGAGTCCACATTCCGCTTTTTCAGCAATCCTGGCTACGTTGTCGCCTTCATTTCTTGTGCGGCAGACACACGTACAAAGGGGGAACCTCTAAAGTTGTATCCTTGTTGCCCCGTTCAGTCGAAGAAAGtaggcagagagacacgcagcgaTGCACGCGGCGAAACGCCGCAAGCAGAAGGACACAGGAAAGTAGAAAGAAGAGCGGAAGTTGAAACAAAACAAGAGAggcagggagaagagagaggcccTGAAAGAAAAAGCATGTCGAAGGACTGATAAACGAAAGGGAGGACGGCCAGCCGAAGCCACCAGAAAAgccggagacgcgaaggcacTCTCAGCCTCGTTCGGTTCGCCACAGCTCACAGTGCAAACTGGCGAGGCGACCCACAGGGGAAGAGGTGCAGCGATGCACGCGTCGAAACGCCGCAAGCAGAGGGACGCAGGAGAGtagaaagaagaaaagggagAAGACCGGAAACGACGTGGGTCGCCCCTGCCCCCCAGTCGTCGTCCCTGTCTCagtcttccctctctccttcctcttcagtTGCCAAACTCGTCACAAGAaaccggcgcggcgggcgagacgAGGAAAGACGAGCGGCACACGAGCGGTGCATTCGATCTCAAGAAATGCGTCGGTCGACATAAACGCTTTTCCAcgtcctctccctgcgtccTCTGTGCTTGCCCGCCTTGGGGGCTCGCCCGCGGACTTCGTTGCCTGTGGGAAGACTCGTGGTTCCCACGTTTTTTTCAGGGCCTCAACCGTCGTCATCGGCAGCCATGCCAGCCatgagagaagagaagagcgaaGCCAGGCCGCCAGAGGGTCGCTGGACTCTGCCGATGACTCGTCGCTCGATCTCGCCCATGTACTTTGCGAAggtctcgtcgcgccgcaAGACGAGGTGGTATCTCTGCTTGAGCAGGTCAAAGAGCTTCTCGCTCTTGAActtgcaggcgcagacgaggagatacgcgagctgcagcggcgccgggaCCTGCGGCAGAGCCAGCCATGCGAAATTTCGATGAAAAGCACGATGGAACCAGCGGGGAAGTCGAACACGAAGAAAACATAGACCGCACGAATCGCAGCGAggagcagacgcgccggGAGTAAAGCTCAAGAtcgacagcggcagccggcggGCGTCACTACAACGCGACCGGCACATGCGAAACTCGGAAAGTCCTGACTCACCTCAGAGGAGTCCCAGTTCTCTCCTGTGCCGTTGAGAATGACTTTTTCTGCCGTTTCGACGTCTTCAAGACACAAAAGGATCAGCGTGAGACGCAGCCAAAAGAAGGGACGCTCGCTCAGGTAGCCCACCTCCTGCCAGTCGCGAACCTGCAAGGCGAATGCAAATGAGAAAAACACACAGAGGCGAAATAAAAGATAGGCCTATCCGCGCACGACTCCGCAAGGGGCGCTGATAGCAAGGGAAAGGGAGCCGCGACAAAATGGAGGCCTTTTCCAAGAaccagagacagagaagaaacgACATCGAAGAACGCACGAGACGCGTTCCCAGCAAGTCTAGAGCCAATAGAGGCAGGACAGTGCTTTTCCAGAAAGAATGAAAGAAAGCAAAATTCGGCTTACCATTTGGGACAGCGTTTCGGGATCACGGCAGTAGATCAGGTGGCCCTTGAAAAAATACAcaaaaaagcagaaaaatTGCGGCGCAACATGAGGGGTCTTCGGTTGCCATCGCACGATTGTAGCATGTGTGTAGCCCGAAGCAGAAAGGGCATAAAGACCCGCGACAATTCTCGAACTGTCGAAAGATGCGGTCACAAGCTTTGCTCTATGCGCAGGCAAAGACTAGTTGTCTGCGTCACTCCATAGCGTGGAAACGGTTTACAGTTTCGGAGTCGCCACCATGTTCTACGCATGCCGATGCCGGAACACTCACAGAACGGGAAGCGGGCACGAAGGGAACATGCCGCGCCGTGCACCTCTACACACTCAATAGAGTGTGTTCAGAATGTATGCAGGGCTTGCACAGGAGACGGGGGACAGAGGCCGGTGGAGAGAGTTTGATAAAGACGGCGAGCCGTTACTAGACATAGGAGAGAACTGAGGTGAGCGTTTCTGTTCCGTTTACTTGCGAGGAGCCGAAGCGCTTTTCCTTCCAGTAGgcatccgcagctgcgcggtgCAGGCGAACGTGCCCAAATGGAGCCTGAGACGTCCGCGACAGCTTCAGCGCGCTGATGAAAGCAAAACAAAAGAATGGTTTGCGTGGAAAAGAAGACTCGCGTGGCGTCTTTCGAAAGGCCAGTTCGCTCTCGTTTGACAGCCAGAAAGAAGCCACGAGAGGAGGATTGAAATGCCGCTGCAGGCAAACCGATATGAGTAGCTAACTAGCTCCCAGATGGTATATATTGACAGTAGGCCGCTGTGAAGAGGAAGTGTCAAGCTTCacgacagcggagaggacgaTTATAGAAAGCGGTGAATAGTGCGCTAAAGTATGTTGACGGAGATATCCGCGAGAGAAATTTCGGGGCCGTTCGGCACGAGAAGCACACCCCTCTGGCTGATACCGAGTGATTCACGCGCAAGTTTCAGCACTCGTGCGGTGAGTGCGATGCGACCAGAGTAGCAGAGAAACACGAAGAGCGCACGCCTCAGtcacgaggagagaagaccaGACACAGACCTTTGAGGCACAGCAGACTAACCGGTTGATGAATTTGTATTTATCCACGCCATTCTTGACatctgccgcggcgcacgcgtggAAGAGCTCGACGATCTGAAGGCAGAAGGACAACGAGAGTTACTGAAACTCGTAGAAAATGCGGGGAaggaaggcgccgaaggaagaaggagagaaggccgcagaagcgACAGAAGACGAACGCCccgccgcatgcgtgtgcgAGCCCGGGCAGCGGCACGAAAGCGAGGCGATCCCGAGGGCCTGtcttcgccctgcgcgcgaTTTCTGTCTCCGTCCTGTGTGCATTTGACACAACTCCTGCTGCATCTCGCCATTCCGCTCCCGCTCTCGTCTGTTCTACCTGTTCGAGTTGGTCATCCGTCAGCGGGGTGGGCTCGTCCGCAGAGCGGCTCGCTTCGATGGCCTTCAACATGTTCATGCCGAGGTCAACCGCGAGAGCGTCCTGGCCTAGGgctgaagaaaaacagaagggagacagccgcaggaggcgctgctcgagccgacgaagacgagagagtcaggcgcgcctctctcatTTGGAGGGAGCGACATCGCCCCAGATTAGCTGCATCATCATGCATCATGCGCAGGACTGGCTCAAGAGTTCCTGACGTGAAGCGGCGAGTCGAAGCCGCGCcaccggcgcctccgcaagCGCTCACCTGCGAAGCGAAGCCCGTAGATGCGAcagagctccgcggcctgcatCGCCTCGGTTCGCGCCATATATCTGAAGTAACGGAAGAAACGGCACGGAAGACACGGGCGAAGACTATCCGTCCGCACGCGGCGTCCAGGCGAGGTCGGGGTTCGCGCGACTCTGAAGGCGCACTCTCGCCATCCCTGTCCCCGttgtcgctgcctcctcggttctctcctgcctctctctccgtgctGGTCGCAGAGGAGCTCTGCCCCCCCAAGTATGTACGTACCTGAAGAAGAGTGTGCGCACGAGCTGGTGAGCGTCATAGACGTCTCCAGCTTCGATTTTCCGATCCACGGAGGCGCGAACTCGCGGCGGCAAGAGACTCCTCGAGTCCCGCGAAAGAGGacccgaggccgccggcgccgaggccacCGGCGCCGGGGGCTCCCCACTTTCTTTCATCCTGCACTCGAGAAAACTGTCTAGTTGACAGGCCAAGGCTCGCGCGACTGGGGCCGGCTGGACCGTCTAATTATGTGTGTTCAAacagatgtatatatatatatatatatgagaaAGAGacctgcagagaaagacgTCGAGCCGGCCTCAACGACGGGGGAGGCTCGAGAAGACGCCGGGAGACGGTGGTGACAGCGTTGCTGAACCCAGTTGGGACcacggggggggaggaggagggcggcgcgggcaaAGGAATGGCTTGCGGAGTGCGTGGCCTGTAATCTCGGGGTCGACGTGAAGACTCAGATCAACGCGGTGAGGCGTGGCACCTAGGCAGCACGCAATTCACATGCGAGGCCAGAAGAGCTGTCGCAACGCCACGTGGCGTCCTCAAAAACAAGTTGTCGGTAGAGCCCGTGGGACAGAAAATGTGCAGTTTCAGCATCGAAAGATGTGCGAGTGTGCGTGATtgacagccgccgcgcacggTCCTCCAGTTGAGCCAGTGGGAAGGAGAAAGCATGGACGAAAACAATACAGACAGAGACGCACAACCGAAGTCGAGCCTGGCAGTGGACGGCGGGCTGGATGTCCTTTCGAGGAGACCCACTGAACTCCAGCGGCACGCACAAGAAAAAGTGGCGCTTGGCAGAACGATCTTGTCGAACGCAAGAAGACTCTGATAAGATTCACAAACGCCCGTAAGGCCTCGTTCAAATTGGAAGGCCCACGGCTTCTGCAACGCGTTCCTCGCAAGGCCGAATTCCGCCGGGAGACCGCGGCACAATGCTCGCGGCACAATGCTGGACTTATGCAAGCTGCTTGGTCGAACGGAAACCAAAGAGAAGGGGCGGAGAGAACGGAAGTACGAAGGAAGAGACAAAGAAAAATCAGCGAaacgagaagggaagtgccAGTATTTGCAGCATTGCAATACGCGGCGGCTTTTCCAAGTGAGAACTGTATCGTGACTCAGGGACTTTGCCTAGCAACCTCCGAAATTCCCTCTCCGTCCCCGTCTGCACCGAGCAGAAGCGGAAAAAGCAGTTGGAATTGCTGTGTAAAAAGTTCACGTGAAAAAGGTGTCCCCCTTTCGGTGTGCAGAGCTAACGAGTTGACTCGGCGTAGTAGCCTGCACAAAAGGAAAGTCGCGGGCTTCTCGGAACCCTCGGTAGACGGCCCCCCATGCGTGTGTTGCGATCGTCCTCCTGCAGATTTGATGGTGGCAGGGGATTAGTTGTGGCTCTGAGCCTCAAAGAAAACATCAAACTTCATCTGGAATGTTTTCGTCTGTCTACGCTGTCTGGCCCAGTCACTGCGAGGGGAGATACCGCTAGAGAAAATACCACGCGCACGAGACCCAGCGAAAAGTTTCGGCGCATCTCGGGTCTGTGGGTTTGTGTAACTACCATACCGAAGGAACAACTGCGTTTGCCGCTTGCTCTTATATCTGTATTTCCTTACATCAATTTTTTGAATGCTCAAAGCTTCTCGTGCACGTCGTAAAGCAGAGTAGGGTCGTTTGTATAATGCCGTGTTGCGTTTGCGCTGACGCTACCCAGAGCAAATCATCGGTGGAAAAGATCTGAGACAAGGAGGGAGGTGAGGAGGGGTGAGGAGGGTGTTATTTTCCACAGTGCGGCGAAAAAAAGGGGCTGTTTGTGTCCCCAAGTGGCAAAGCCGAGAGAGATTTTGGGCAGTCTTAACACCCACGCAGAGTGATGCAGCTTCTCTATGGTTCGCTGTGCTTCATCGTCTGGTTTCTGCAAGGATAGTGAGTCTGCTTTCCTCGCTCAGGTGTCCGTTGCCGAGACATACAGTGTACACACTCACGGGTAGTTTTCCGCTGCGGTTCCTCCCAGTCCACCTCCTTGCAAACAACTATGCGGTGACTAACGACCCTTTTGACAGAGCTTTTTTCGGCGCGGTTGCTCATAACGACAAAGCGTCTTTCTAGTTACGACTCCAGAGAGAGGTTACAggttcgtcgtcttctctcgaTGCATGTGCCTGGTACCGGCGCTCGTTAACCGGTAGAACAGCCCTGGGGTTGACGTCTTCCTGAGAGTTTGACGCAGAAACGGCAGTTCTGCCCAGGTTTCCAGCGCAAGTTGACGGGGGGTCCGGACAGTAACATTTTATGAGTGGGGAAGGCAAGTTTCAGGATTGACAAGACACGCGTTGTTCGTGCGCTTGCGTTGCGGCCATTCCTCGCAACATCGTCCATTTTCAAAGGGTTTTCCGACGAGTTCAGCTGCGCTCGCCACTGTTTTCAATTCTTTGCACATCTGTATCGAGACGAgctcgcgtgtctctttcCAATCATACACTGCCGAGAGGTTCTTTGGCGCCAACCGGAGCTGCCGCCTCCACTCTCCTGATTGGTGTGTCTCCCTGAAAAGGCAATCCAGGTGTGTTTGCCTGTGGACTAATGGCGGGCCGGCAGTCCCTACGGTCTCAGCTTCGTGCGCTTCACCAGAGTGTTCCGGAGGTTTTCCGAAACCA
This window harbors:
- a CDS encoding putative edge expressed protein (encoded by transcript BESB_039770); translated protein: MKESGEPPAPVASAPAASGPLSRDSRSLLPPRVRASVDRKIEAGDVYDAHQLVRTLFFRYMARTEAMQAAELCRIYGLRFAALGQDALAVDLGMNMLKAIEASRSADEPTPLTDDQLEQIVELFHACAAADVKNGVDKYKFINRALKLSRTSQAPFGHVRLHRAAADAYWKEKRFGSSQGHLIYCRDPETLSQMVRDWQEVGYLSERPFFWLRLTLILLCLEDVETAEKVILNGTGENWDSSEVPAPLQLAYLLVCACKFKSEKLFDLLKQRYHLVLRRDETFAKYMGEIERRVIGRVQRPSGGLASLFSSLMAGMAADDDG